The following are from one region of the Myotis daubentonii chromosome 2, mMyoDau2.1, whole genome shotgun sequence genome:
- the DCP1B gene encoding mRNA-decapping enzyme 1B isoform X4 yields MWKEPYLFTQVSIYGIWFYDKEECQRIAELMKNLTQYEQLRAHQEAGAGISPMILSSGEGKEVDILRMLTKAKDEYTKCKTCSEPKQITSSSAIYDNPNLIKPIPVKPSDNQQQREPQPSQTLDPAPQHLSLTALFGKQDKATCQETVGPAQTLHHQQQEKLPIRQGVIRSLSYEEPKGHSPSIEKQLCPAIQKLLVRSADLHPLSELPENQPYKNGSEAPAGEDFTGPVLLGSPQSFGASHRVHGASRTQNLLEKLQSTPGAVNKYDPSAPAPAGPAALSFTALPAATPAAPVKAVAQPPLVHFNGSLPPQALGHQAHEKDQSACPRQMLALSGSQTSGSGVISPQELLQKLQLVQQEQQLHMSNRPALAAKFPVLTQSSGAGKPWEPWVDKTSGTEKQTPLFQVISPQCIRATVAPSLLMSPMVFTQPTCSPSKERDRGLLSLGSQDPAAASTSLFLPLQSPEPSVLSPLTKLQLQEALLFLIQNDDNFLNIIYEAYLFNMTQATMKKTM; encoded by the exons TGTCCATTTATGGAATTTGGTTTTATGATAAGGAAGAATGCCAAAGAATTGCAGAACTTATGAAAAA CCTAACTCAGTATGAACAATTGAGAGCCCATCAAGAAGCTGGAGCAGGAATCTCCCCAATGATCCTCAGTtcaggagaggggaaggaagtaGATATCTTACGAATGCTTACCAAGGCCAAAGATGAATATACAAAG tGTAAAACCTGTTCGGAGCCAAAACAGATAACCAGTTCATCTGCCATTTATGACAACCCCAATCTCATCAAACCCATTCCAGTGAAGCCCAGTGACAACCAGCAGCAGCGCGAACCTCAGCCCAGCCAG accTTAGACCCTGCACCCCAACACTTGTCCTTGACAGCACTCTTTGGGAAGCAGGACAAAGCTACATGTCAGGAAACTGTGGGGCCTGCACAGACCCTCCACCACCAGCAGCAAGAGAAACTTCCAATCCGGCAGGGGGTTATCCGTTCCCTGTCCTATGAGGAACCCAAAGGACATTCACCCTCCATCGAGAAGCAGCTATGCCCAGCCATTCAGAAACTCCTGGTCAGGAGCGCAGACCTCCACCCATTGTCAGAGCTGCCTGAAAACCAGCCCTACAAAAATGGCAGCGAGGCTCCTGCTGGGGAGGATTTTACTGGACCTGTCCTCCTGGGGTCTCCCCAGAGCTTTGGGGCATCCCATCGAGTCCATGGTGCTTCTAGAACTCAGAACCTGCTAGAGAAGCTCCAGAGCACCCCAGGGGCAGTGAACAAGTACGACCCTAGTGCACCAGCACCTGCCGGCCCAGCAGCCCTGAGCTTCACAGCCCTCCCTGCTGCCACCCCTGCCGCTCCAGTAAAGGCGGTGGCTCAGCCGCCACTGGTACATTTCAATGGCTCCCTTCCACCTCAGGCACTAGGACATCAGGCTCATGAAAAAGATCAGTCCGCATGCCCAAGACAAATGCTCGCCCTTTCTGGCAGTCAGACTAGTGGTTCTGGAGTGATCTCCCCTCAAGAGTTACTGCAAAAGCTTCAGCTtgtgcagcaggagcagcagctgcacatgTCCAACCGGCCAGCCTTGGCGGCGAAGTTTCCTGTGCTAACTCAGAGCTCTGGAGCCGGGAAGCCCTGGGAACCCTGGGTTGACAAGACATCCGGCACGGAAAAGCAGACTCCCCTTTTCCAG GTCATCTCACCTCAGTGCATCCGTGCTACAGTTGCTCCTTCTCTGCTCATGTCCCCCATGGTGTTCACACAACCCACCTGTAGCCCATCAAAGGAGAGGGACCGTGGGCTCTTGTCCCTGGGAAGCCAGGATCCAGCTGCCGCCTCCACCagcctcttcctgcctctgcagagcccagagccctcTGTACTCAGCCCACTTACCAAGCTGCAGCTTCAGGAAGCACTGCTGTTCCTCATTCAG aATGACGACAACTTCTTAAATATAATCTACGAAGCTTATCTCTTCAACATGACACAAGCAACCATGAAAAAGACtatgtga